In the genome of Primulina eburnea isolate SZY01 chromosome 13, ASM2296580v1, whole genome shotgun sequence, the window TAGATGAGGTGGTGTGAGTGCAAATAAGCATTTGAAATATGAAAGTCCCTCTGTCCAGTTATATTCTAACGTAGAAAGTGTGGGAAACTTTGTTCTGGATGGTCATTTGTATTTTGGTTTTGTGATCTTCTGATTCTCTGTTTCTGCCCATTTacacaaaataattattttattttcgatATTTCTGTCTTTTTTTGTTTAAATGACTGACATGCGGTGGACTGTTTTGTAGAGGTAGTAAAGTTCTTGGTTAATTTCATATGATTATGTTCTAATTTCTGTGCTGGGCTATAATGAAGGATAATTCCCAAAAAGGCCTCAGAGCTTTGCGGATGCTACCCaaattttccgcaactgctatGTGTTGTGGTTTCAAAATGTGAACCATATTTTTGGAGTCTGACGTATTGGAGAAAAACACAAAATTGCACGCTGTTGAGATGTGTTATTTGCGGAGTCTTCCAGATTCATAAACATTGAAGTAAAACCAGAAGTTAAGTGTTCATGTATTTTCCCGGAAATCAGAGTACGTCCTTTTTTATCAGGATGTGTTATTTTATATGATGAAAATGATTAAATTGGGTAAAACTTATTGAAGAATAAAAGTTTGAACCTACCAAGAAAGATTTATTACTCTGCTAAAAGAAAATTCTTGGTCACACAGATGATTGTTACAATATATGAGCTAGAAATCTTCATAAACTACTAAATCTTGATATTCGGAGCAAGTGAATTTGCAGCTTCCTTGGAGTTTGATTTGATAACCCTGCAAGATTTCATGTGCACATGAAGCTTTTGCGGCTTGAATGGCTTCCCGCATTGTCTGCCATTTGTTTTTGTGAATACGTTAACGTTAAGTAGTTTATGAAATCCTACAATCACTATCAAAGTTACAATAAAACCGATCTCCCACTCATGAATTCTAAGTTATGCAATTACTAGAAGAGATTAACGATCGAAACATGACAGAGTTGATATatagtttaatttttttgaattatATTACCAGCCGTGAAGTGTGTATAATTTTTAGTAAGCGGATAAATATTACCCAATGTGTCCGAATAATAATTTGCATATTTTAAAAGTCtttgttataaaaaaaaaaattaaaaaaatttgtgtaagaTTGTTAATCTTAGTACTATCCTTCTCCTGCAAGGATTGAATTCAACATAAAATGcccttgaatttttttaaaaatataaagtaTATATTTTATGTACGTGTATAATATAAAGTTCATTAGCCGAAACTATTTCCACGAGTCTATGATTTAACAccaccaaaattttaaaatcgaaaaaatataatttctaaaaaGTATATAGTTTTTTCGTGTATGCATTTACTTGCACATCTCAGCTAAATTTCTGGACTGGCATGAGAGGAAGTTGTTAATTAGCAATTTACATAGAAGAACTCGAACGGAGAAAGCACTTACGAGCAATTTGGGCAATTAATAGGCTTCAAATTAGCAGCACAAGGCATCCATTGATCTTTGAATTCAATCTTGTTCTTTGTTGAATCCATCGCCGCATCGCAACTCTTCCTATATATAATCCAGAAATTATTAATAAACAATCACTCAAATTATCAAATCTTTGaaccaaaaaaataataataaccaaAATATATCAAGTAGCCTAACAATTGCTAATTACGTACATATCAAGAGTAAAACCATGATTTTAATTAGAAACATAAAATGTCTGCAGATAAGTTAAATATAAaaagttttgatttttttttttcaagaaaaatggTTCGACTTGAAGTACCTGCCGCTCCATTGGGATTGAGTCAATTTAGGAGTGCCAAAGATCCTATGAGAGCCTCCAAGCTTATCCCTTTTGCATATTTGTGATGAATCAACATTTCTTTGATCACTAGCACACACATTCATAAAAGGGTACTTGTTTTGCTTATTGATCATCACCACTGCCGAGTCATTAGTACTCAAAGCACCGCAAGTCATCAAGTTTCGAAATATATTTGATGCACCAGTAGAGTAGCTCTTGCTTCTCGTAAAACGAGGCTCGGAAGGAGAGTTGGATGAATCAGCAGGTGTGGTACTAATCTTCTCACTGATCTTAACTCTATTGCTTCTGCTCTTGTCTTTCTTGTTGATCTTGAGCTTGGATTCGTCGGAAGTCCACGAAGTCTCGATTTTTTCAGGTTTTTTATCTCGTTTATTGTGTACTCCTGTGTCTGAATTCTTCTCCATTTCAAGTTTTGTAGAGTCATCTGTCAATGTGGATGTCTCGGAGCCAAAGACCTGGGATTCTTCTTCGATTTCGGATGAGGATTTTCTTGGGACGTATAACGAAGTTTCAGATGAATGGCTTTGGATCTCATCTGCTTTTTGATCTTTTGCTGGTTGCTTATCTTTTTGCATTTCAGAATTTTTCGGAGTGCATGCAAAGTCTGTCAGAGTATGACGAAAGAAACAACTCAGATAGCGGAATAAACATCGTAGCTTTGGGTGGTGTTTTGCCTTTTTtcaattcaaaaattttaaaactgcTCGTTCCATGCCAGATTCTAAAATTAATTCACCTCTGTTGATAATAGTGGAGGAAATCTCTGATCCTTTGACAACATATTCATTGTCTGAGATTGGAGTGATAAGATCATCATCAAATAAATCTTGCCACACATAGCCGGTCTTATATCTCCTGtcaaaaattaagaaaaaagaATAATTTCCCCTTAGAATTTAGAATTTGATCAAGAAAATAATCACTGAAGAGAAAAGCTGGCCCATTCAAATGACAAGAACTTGAGACAAAAGTACGAAGTACATGTATAGCATGATAGGTACACACTGCGCAGAGTCTATAGATACCTCTTGTATGACCAAGAAAATGATTCTGGCATGTCTTTTCCGCGCAAATCTCCCAGCCATCTCTTAACATCTAATACATACAAATCCACACATATCAGATACAAGCATATTCATTTCGATATTTTCGAACAGATACACTCAAGTTAATCAAAATCATGACATCATTAACCCACAAACCTCGCAACCGAACCCCATTTCTTGAGAGATGGAGGATTCGAATGAGGTGAGGATGTTCAATACGGCCCTTCCTACTAAGAAAGTAGACAACATTGAGCCGCCTCACTTCCGCCCCGGTCACTTGTGTCTCCATTAATCTTCTGTCAAAGAAGAAATCAGTCACATGTCACATATTAAGGATACAACCCTCTATCTTTTCAGGCCAaagaaattcaaaaaaaaaaatcttttttcGAATAAAAGAAGTTCCCAAGACAGAATCCTTGGTTCTGTGCCGGCCTGCAATGACAAAAAGCAAAAGGGTGGTCGAAATAGAGACGTTTCTAGTGGATTTTAACGATTAAAAAAATCAGCGCAACATGCATGGATTTTTGCAGGCCTCGTGAAAACAAACATACTTCTGTATTGGTAATAGAAAAACATGGAAACAAGAAAATTCTCACGCAGATCGAAATGATCATTGGACAAAGAGAGTAGTGTTAGTCATTTAATCGCAAATgtgatttaattttatatattatgattAGATTAGATCTGTAACTAAGCTATAAAAAGGGGAAACTTGGTCTCGTCCCACAAGTTGTCTGATTTCCCGCGATATTGTTATGCATTTTTGGCAGCTTTTGACTCTCTCTTTTGCCCAGATTAAAGAAACTTTCTTCTTGCATGCATTATTTTACAATGATCCACTTTTATTCAATTATAAGGATATAAAAATtggaataaaatattaatttcttgttgTATGCTAGCATAAAAGTTCATGTACGTTTTTGAATAGCTTGCACCTTTTTTTTTATGGTAGATATACCATTCATAATTGTgagatgttttttttaaaaaaattagtggatATATCTTTCCATATATAACGAAGAGCGGGAAGTAATTGCAAATGGAGAAAGTTTCGGGGAGAAGAATATTGAAATAGATTATTGTAATAATATGTATATTGATTCGATTTTATCATTGAATATACATACATGGGGCAATTCCAAGATTATATTAGCTTTGAAATATTCACTAAAATTGGTAAGACGGATCAATTTTGGAAGACGGATCTCATCCCAATTAttgaaaaaaatatcattttttatgtcaaaaatattatttgtcatcataatcatgaatcaaattataattcgTGAAACTCTAAAAAACCTACTCTTATTTAtttgagtatgtctcttgtgagacaatctcacgaatctttatctgtgagacgggtcaaaccTACCGATATATATGATATGTCGGAATATATAATTGGTTTAGGTTAATGTTTTGGTTGGGACTAATTCTTTGCGCGAAAAGGttatttttcatatatatatagtggATCGAAGTTGcttgtgtaatataatatataaattatatatatttgcatGCGTAGAATATAttccaatttttaaaatattttcgttATGTAAAACATTTTTTAAATGCGCTTAGATTATATTTTTTTGCGAGTTTGGGAAacaaacaaatttttttctttttcacaaacttGGTGTGCGGTGAAGGATAATTGactgtaaaataaatatatattatgatttttttatttaatttaaaaatatatattgaatAAAAGTAACGGGACATGCAGTTGTTGAAActacttttttttaaatactaTCTTAATGATGtatttaagaatatatatttatgagTATAAATAGAGTTCATTGATTTTTCAATGGACCGTGTATGTGTTAAatgtttggcaaaaacttgtgtgagaggGTATCAtcgatcgtattttgtgagacaagtttcttatttggatcattcatgaaaaattattactttttattgtgaatatcggtagagttaacccgtctcacggataaagaTTTATAAGACCGTGTCACAAGATACCTATTCTAAATGTTTACTCTTAGATATACTATTGCATGGGATAGTTTCTTAAATGTAGCATCTTATCGCCCGACGAAAACATATATGTATTCGAACAAACAATATCAATTTTTCTTTTGAAGGAAACTcaatatatttcaaaaataatttatataaacTAGTATACAATAATATCaactaatttttaattaatttgatgCGTACACtccttattattaattttaaaataaaaaaaattatcatatttagataaatattttaactttACAAGACGTAACTGAAGGTAACTaattcatataaaataaatttaatgattttatttcttCAATCTATATAACAACCTAatttatacaaaaaaaaattaaataaatatataaaacatatatattttttgaaaaaataccaagtatttaaaatttatttgagaATCAAGCCCTTTCATCACCCATCCAACTATCTTTCCCTTTAGGTCCAGTAGGCCCTTCCTCACCCAACACTTCATCAGGGAGACTCCTCACAAGCCTATCAAACAACTTCTTCAGTTTCCCTGGCAAAACCTTCTCAACTTTCTTCAGTTCGACCTCAATGCTATAGCTAATCTTTGGCCCCCATTCTCTTGCATAGTTCAACCATGGAGGCTCGACGAAAATCGATCCTAAATACTCCGCATTTACGACGACAAACTTTGCCCCAACGTCCATCAAAAACTTGCTCTTAGCACTATCATTTCTTATCCCTATATTGCCACTTCCTTGCAACACGAGCCCTGGCTTCTGATACGAAGCGTGCCCACTCAACGACGAATAGGCTACCGGTCTGTTCCCGTTCTCGAACTCCAACTGGGAGGTGTCGAGCCAAATCCCTCCACTATGTCGAGCATAGTATACGCTCTTTAGCTCACCTTTCAAGTTGCTGATTCTCAGTGTGACATGTTCCCAGTCACCAACATGTTGGCCGATTTTTCCTAAGGAAATGTTGAAGAACGCGACTTTCGCCTTCGCGGGGCCGTTGAAAGGGTAAAACAACCAAATTGCTATGTCCGTAAATGTTCCACCAAACATTGGTTTCACATGCAAATAAGCACATGCTTCTGCTAAATCACCTTTCTTGACTCTCTCTTTTGTTGCATTGTCCGAAGGAAGATCGAGCCAGTAAGCACCGTCGTTTCCGCCACCCTGTGGAAGATTCGAACCTGTTTTATCGATTGAAATGGGCTTCGATTCTTCTCCTTTCGTGTACAACAACGCCCCGTTTTCGAAGAACCATGTCACAGAGCAAGGGAAGTAGTGTTCGTCAGGGTGAAAATATATATGGGGAGAGTAAGCTTCAACCAATGCCTTAATCTGATCTGCATTAGGCATTGCATTTCTACTTCCGTTAGCATTCTTTAAACAGGCTAAATATTCAGAATCAACACCATCCTTTTGAGCTACAAATGTGCCTGTAAGGATTCCCACTGGCCTCAACTCCCCTAACTCTCGGCCTCGGGCTATAAACATTAAAACCCGTCCCAGACGACCAAATCAACTCCCCGTTTTCACGAACATCAGTGAAATCGACGTGTACACACCGGACCTTATCAAGAGCCGGTTTCTCTGGCGAATTCGTGACAACATGTCCAATTACTTTATACCCTTCGGGAGGGGTTGGAAGCCATATATATCCAACACCATCCTGCTTGATTTTTAAAGATTCACTACTCCAAACAAGAGAATAATCAATTGGCGGCTTTAGTAATCCCCTTGAAGGATCATTAGTCACGTCTTTCGCTGCAAGAATCCATCCGTTTAACGACTTGTTGTTCGGTTGGCTGTAGCAACCAAGTGTATAGAATCCATCCGGTACCGTAGAAGGTTCAAAAAAAGTCGCACCAAGATCATCCAGTCCGCCCTCGTGTGTTGTCCAAACTTTGGTGAATGTTGATACTTGGCATATTTCTAGCCCTCCCAGATCAATGGTTCCACGCGCAAAATCTCCACCTAAACCGCAGTAAAACATGAAAGAGTAAATCCAACACTAGTTAACATTATATTTTCAGTTGAGAAGTGGAATGATCACCTGGAGGCCAGGAGGGTAGCTGAGAAGGAAGCTGGAACGAGGTTTCGATAGGAAGaggcttcttctttttcttgaaAAGATCGGAAATCTTAGACAAAGCAATTAGTCGATTCCCCATCATTGAAACGGCTAAATATATTTGCTTGCTATATGAAGAATATATATTGTTCGAATAAGCTAAAGCATGAAGTAAAGAATTAGGTATATTCTTGTAGGAAGAGACAAAAACCAATGGCCAATCAAGATTTACATTTCGTGCAAGTctgaatattttttttgaaagcaCGTTTTTCTCCTTACAGTCTTCACGTATCGGTACAACTTTTCTTTCACGTCAAACTTTTATATTCAACTTTAATTTTTGCTACGAATTTTTTTAACTCTGAATTTAATTTGTCTGCCTTGTCAGTATATGCCATTTTGTGGCTGATCATTGGTAGAAATTAACATCAATGTGGCAGTTACGTCTCCTTTTCAAGTTAGTGTTAGATTTATTATTTCAACGACTTTTTGGAGTCGTGATGCGATTTACCTACGTCCAGACATAATTCTTCTTTTCTTATTCACAAACGGGCTGGGCTGACGTTAGCAGGTACATGACTTTATATGCTAGAACCAGGCCTCGGTTGACCAGCCCATTTCTTTTACTGGGCTGGACTTAGGTAGTTCTGGCCCGGCTCATAAACCGGTTCCAttgacatgtcttgaatttgggtattaattattattatgttgtaaaaaaagaaaatagttattattatttaatcatagcttgtatatattaatttaatcaatttagaggaatcattttatttgtgcaAGTTAATCTTAGGTTATATTTTCATAATAATTGATACTTGTTATTCAATAATTACCAATTTCCAATTTAACTAGTCGGATCATATTATTTATACAAAAAATATGTTCGCAACATATTTGGTAAGGCCACCTATGGAAGCAAAAGCAGGGCAGGCCTTGTGAGTTAAAGTGAGCCAAATcggaataaaattatatttattaactaatgaTAAGTAACAGATTCGTTTTCTGTTAAGATACTAAAGTTCTATTAGAAGAgttgtaaaaataatattataattaattacaagTCAAAATCATCGTTAAAGAACACATTTGGCAACAGCTCGTGTCAAGAATCTGATATTTCCTGAGCTATGTATTCAcgaaaacttatgtgagacgatcacgtgttaattttgtgagacaaataaaaaaatattacttttcactTTAAATATGAAGCAAGTTGACATGTATCATGAAAAAATATGTGAAATCGTTTAACAAGATATCTACttgtaaatatttatttatattatgatttttAGGAGCTTAAAACAATAATCTATCCAAGATAGCGCCTGCTGCCGGCCAAATATTTAATTAGGAAATTTTAGAAAACTTATATAATTTGCGATAAAATTTAGattatatttcaaaataatGAAATGTAAATCGATGGATTCTTTCTCATTGTAAAGACATGAAGTAGTTGGTGTTTGGGATATaattagaaaataaaaataatcccGTAGACTCCAAATCACAAGCAAACAAAGGAGGAGTAAGTTGTAAACTCTTGCTATGTCGTGTTCAAATTCAGCCCCTTGATTTTAAAGCTACGCTGTTTTTAACTTGCGAGTATTTTACATTTGATGATTCAAAACAACCTCCTTTACCTATTGATTGAATCAAATTTACTCAAGTCAAACTTTCGATATTGAAAATAAGTATATTGTCCTTATTTCAAACTCATTATTCCACACTcaaatatgatttaaaaataaaaaaccaaaTGGAAACAGATAATTTTCGGTTTCATTTCAAATTTGGAACTTGTAAACGAACGATAATCCAGCCTTCAAATTAAACCCgaaaatcaataaaaatctaTAAACTCTGTATAAAATTTTtacaaaaacaaatatttttatgagatcgtttcatatatcaattttgtgagatagatcttCATCTCGTCTTATtccatgaattttttttttccaaatcccAAATCAATTCCTGTAGGTATTTTTGAAATGCTCTTTATATAAATGAAtatgtatcttgtgagacggtctcacgaatctttatctgtgaaacaggTCAACCCCatcgatattaacaataaaaagtaatattttttcatggataatccaaataagatatcctctcacaaaatacgacttatgagaccgtttcacacaaatttttcacatataaatatattatataccaAGAGgataaaaaaatacaattaaatttttaacattgaataataataaaatcataaataaactaAAAAACTGGTCGACAAATggaaattttaaaagaaaaaaaattgtatatataAGCAAGCACTTGTGGTTGAAATCCAAAATCAATGAACCAAATAATAATGGCTCACACAATCTTCTCCTTCTTGATATGTGCGTCAATATGGACTCTTCCTCAAATCTCAGCCGTTGGAGATTATCCACTCAACGTCTGGCCCAAGCCCACCACATTCCAGTGGACCCAACCGCAGGCTATCTTACTCTCTCCCGATTTCACTATCTCCGCGCCCGCCCACCGCTACCTCGGCCCCGCCGTCCAGCGCTACCTCCGCCAGGTCTCGACGGAGTACCACCGCCCTCTCGTCACCCCACTACTCAACTTCACTTCGTCGCCGCCGCTGAAGGCCCTCGTTGTCGCGATTGCTGACCCTTTCGCCACCTTGACCCACGGCGTCAACGAGTCATACACACTCACCATCCCGTCAACAGGAGACGACGCCGTGCTGAAGGCGGGAACAGCATGGGGGGCAATGCGTGGACTGGAGTCGTTCTCCCAGCTCGTGTTCTCGAATCCTCCGAGAGTTGCGTGCGGGCTGTACATTTCCGACGCGCCGCTGTTCGTGCACAGGGGAGTGATGCTCGACACGTCGAGGAACTACTATGGGCTGGAGGATCTGCTGAGGCTGATTCGGGCTTTGAGTATGAATAAGTTAAATGTATTCCATTGGCATATCACGGACTCGCACTCGTTCCCGATCGTGGTGCCGTCGGAGCCGGAGCTGGCGGAGAAAGGTGCGTATGGCGAGGAGATGACGTACACGGCGGCGGATGTGAAGACTGTGGTGGAGTATGGTATGAAATATGGAGTTCGAGTTGTGCCGGAAATCGATATGCCTGGTAAGAAAAGAACAACCTTTGTCTCAAACTAAtttctctatttttttaaaaaaccaaaaGTTTTGCCTTTCCCCCTTAAAATACATTATCCACTGCCAAATGCATAGAATCATCCGTTTAGtacattaataattatttgtaaTATCTGATCTTCGAAGTGTATATTTATGTTTCATCATGCTCTTTAAGCATAGGTTTATTCGTCACATTAAATTAGTAGGATTCTGCCAAGTGTTGCAACCATTTAATTGTTTGGATTTGCACTTTTGCAGCACACACGGGATCTTGGGCTGAAGCCTACCCTGAAATCGTTGCTTGTGCAAACGAGTTCTGGTGGCCTGCTGAAGCTGGTTGGGATGATCGTTTCGCAGCTGAGCCAGGAACTGGACAACTGAATCCCTTGAATCCTAAGACATATGAAGTTGTCAAGAATGTTGTCCATGATGTTGTTGCGATGTTTCCCGATCAACTTTATCATGCAGGAGCCGATGAAATCACTCCGAACTGCTGGAAAATCGATCCTTTAGTGCAGTCTTTCCTTGCTAAAAATGGAACCTTGAGTCAGATTCTTGAAATATTTGTTAATTCCACTTTACCCTACATCATTGCTCTGAATCGAACGGTGGTCTATTGGGAGGATGTTTTATTGGACGCTAATGTAAAAGTGAACCCTTCTTTGCTTCCACCCGAAAACATTATTCTACAATCGTGGAATAATGGACCAAACAACACAAAAAGAATCGTCGATTCTGGTTATCGTGCTATTGTTTCATCTTCAGATTTTTATTACTTGGATTGTGGGCATGGAGACTTTTTGGGGAACAATAGTCAGTATGATCTGCCGCCTGGTACTGATCAAGGTAAAGGCGGATCATGGTGTGGACCATTTAAAACATGGCAAACCATATACAACTATGATATAACTTACGGATTGACTGAGGCGGAGTCAAAGCTTGTAATAGGTGGGGAAGTGGCATTATGGTCAGAGCAAGCAGATCCGACCGTTATGGATCCACGGATTTGGCCTCGAGCTTCGGCGATGGCCGAAGCTTTATGGTCGGGGAACCGAGATGAGACAGGAAACAAAAGATCTGCAGAGGCTACAGATAGGTTGAATGAGTGGAGATACAGGATGGTGACCCGGGGAATTGGTGCGGAACCAATCCAGCCACTATGGTGTATCAAGAATCCAGGCATGTGTAACACTGTTCATCCGATGTAGATACTCTTCAAGAATTtagttttctttatttatttgaCCATTGCTCTCAGTACTTGTCTGGTTTGCATATGAGGATTTGGTGTAATTGAGATATTTGTATCAAGAACGTGGAAATTTGATTTTACTGATGCTAATCTTTTAAGGTTGTCGTTTGCAAGCATGCTTATGATTGGTTGTCTAGGATGTAAAGGTTTCTCTTTGATGCTTTATCTTATTATTATTGTAAAGTACATAAATTGTCTAATTTCGCAAGACAATTACTCTAAGCACCCCCTCTGAAAATAACCCGTCGAAGATTACAAATACGTATGAGTGTAATCCAGCCGATATGCATCGAATTGAATA includes:
- the LOC140808714 gene encoding protein SOSEKI 1-like isoform X1, producing METQVTGAEVRRLNVVYFLSRKGRIEHPHLIRILHLSRNGVRLRDVKRWLGDLRGKDMPESFSWSYKRRYKTGYVWQDLFDDDLITPISDNEYVVKGSEISSTIINRDFACTPKNSEMQKDKQPAKDQKADEIQSHSSETSLYVPRKSSSEIEEESQVFGSETSTLTDDSTKLEMEKNSDTGVHNKRDKKPEKIETSWTSDESKLKINKKDKSRSNRVKISEKISTTPADSSNSPSEPRFTRSKSYSTGASNIFRNLMTCGALSTNDSAVVMINKQNKYPFMNVCASDQRNVDSSQICKRDKLGGSHRIFGTPKLTQSQWSGRKSCDAAMDSTKNKIEFKDQWMPCAANLKPINCPNCSQCGKPFKPQKLHVHMKSCRVIKSNSKEAANSLAPNIKI
- the LOC140808714 gene encoding protein SOSEKI 1-like isoform X2, producing the protein METQVTGAEVRRLNVVYFLSRKGRIEHPHLIRILHLSRNGVRLRDVKRWLGDLRGKDMPESFSWSYKRRYKTGYVWQDLFDDDLITPISDNEYVVKGSEISSTIINRDFACTPKNSEMQKDKQPAKDQKADEIQSHSSETSLYVPRKSSSEIEEESQVFGSETSTLTDDSTKLEMEKNSDTGVHNKRDKKPEKIETSWTSDESKLKINKKDKSRSNRVKISEKISTTPADSSNSPSEPRFTRSKSYSTGASNIFRNLMTCGALSTNDSAVVMINKQNKYPFMNVCASDQRNVDSSQICKRDKLGGSHRIFGTPKLTQSQWSGRKSCDAAMDSTKNKIEFKDQWMPCAANLKPINCPNCSDCRIS
- the LOC140808714 gene encoding protein SOSEKI 1-like isoform X3, which encodes METQVTGAEVRRLNVVYFLSRKGRIEHPHLIRILHLSRNGVRLRDVKRWLGDLRGKDMPESFSWSYKRRYKTGYVWQDLFDDDLITPISDNEYVVKGSEISSTIINRDFACTPKNSEMQKDKQPAKDQKADEIQSHSSETSLYVPRKSSSEIEEESQVFGSETSTLTDDSTKLEMEKNSDTGVHNKRDKKPEKIETSWTSDESKLKINKKDKSRSNRVKISEKISTTPADSSNSPSEPRFTRSKSYSTGASNIFRNLMTCGALSTNDSAVVMINKQNKYPFMNVCASDQRNVDSSQICKRDKLGGSHRIFGTPKLTQSQWSGRKSCDAAMDSTKNKIEFKDQWMPCAANLKPINCPNCSIS
- the LOC140810821 gene encoding LOW QUALITY PROTEIN: hypothetical protein At1g04090 (The sequence of the model RefSeq protein was modified relative to this genomic sequence to represent the inferred CDS: deleted 1 base in 1 codon), which translates into the protein MMGNRLIALSKISDLFKKKKKPLPIETSFQLPSQLPSWPPGGDFARGTIDLGGLEICQVSTFTKVWTTHEGGLDDLGATFFEPSTVPDGFYTLGCYSQPNNKSLNGWILAAKDVTNDPSRGLLKPPIDYSLVWSSESLKIKQDGVGYIWLPTPPEGYKVIGHVVTNSPEKPALDKVRCVHVDFTDVRENGELIWSSGTGFNVYSPRPRVRGVEASGILTGTFVAQKDGVDSEYLACLKNANGSRNAMPNADQIKALVEAYSPHIYFHPDEHYFPCSVTWFFENGALLYTKGEESKPISIDKTGSNLPQGGGNDGAYWLDLPSDNATKERVKKGDLAEACAYLHVKPMFGGTFTDIAIWLFYPFNGPAKAKVAFFNISLGKIGQHVGDWEHVTLRISNLKGELKSVYYARHSGGIWLDTSQLEFENGNRPVAYSSLSGHASYQKPGLVLQGSGNIGIRNDSAKSKFLMDVGAKFVVVNAEYLGSIFVEPPWLNYAREWGPKISYSIEVELKKVEKVLPGKLKKLFDRLVRSLPDEVLGEEGPTGPKGKDSWMGDERA
- the LOC140810067 gene encoding beta-hexosaminidase 2, with translation MNQIIMAHTIFSFLICASIWTLPQISAVGDYPLNVWPKPTTFQWTQPQAILLSPDFTISAPAHRYLGPAVQRYLRQVSTEYHRPLVTPLLNFTSSPPLKALVVAIADPFATLTHGVNESYTLTIPSTGDDAVLKAGTAWGAMRGLESFSQLVFSNPPRVACGLYISDAPLFVHRGVMLDTSRNYYGLEDLLRLIRALSMNKLNVFHWHITDSHSFPIVVPSEPELAEKGAYGEEMTYTAADVKTVVEYGMKYGVRVVPEIDMPAHTGSWAEAYPEIVACANEFWWPAEAGWDDRFAAEPGTGQLNPLNPKTYEVVKNVVHDVVAMFPDQLYHAGADEITPNCWKIDPLVQSFLAKNGTLSQILEIFVNSTLPYIIALNRTVVYWEDVLLDANVKVNPSLLPPENIILQSWNNGPNNTKRIVDSGYRAIVSSSDFYYLDCGHGDFLGNNSQYDLPPGTDQGKGGSWCGPFKTWQTIYNYDITYGLTEAESKLVIGGEVALWSEQADPTVMDPRIWPRASAMAEALWSGNRDETGNKRSAEATDRLNEWRYRMVTRGIGAEPIQPLWCIKNPGMCNTVHPM